Within the Flavobacterium sp. CG_23.5 genome, the region TGCCAAATTTTATTCTCCATATATTAACGCTTTACAAAATGTAGAATTGATAGAAGAGTTAGAAATTTGCTTACATGATTTCATCAGATTTGTACAAAACATCCCTATGGACAAATTTGATTTTCGTTATGCCGAAGGAAAATGGACTATTAAAGATATTATTCAGCACCTAATTGACGCTGAAAGAGTTTTTAGTTATCGTGCGATGAGAATTTCTCGAAATGACAAAACGCCTTTACAGGGTTTTGAAGAGAATGATTATGTTGAAAATACAAATGCTAATGGTAGAAGCATTCA harbors:
- a CDS encoding DinB family protein, producing MNSNQLPVNEYAKFYSPYINALQNVELIEELEICLHDFIRFVQNIPMDKFDFRYAEGKWTIKDIIQHLIDAERVFSYRAMRISRNDKTPLQGFEENDYVENTNANGRSIQDLLMELSAVRQSTLLLFKSFSEEQLGRIGVASNAEVSVRAIGFIIIGHQKHHQKVFQERYL